In Macadamia integrifolia cultivar HAES 741 chromosome 1, SCU_Mint_v3, whole genome shotgun sequence, a single window of DNA contains:
- the LOC122086420 gene encoding uncharacterized protein LOC122086420, with protein MKLNLLVRWLLLILCSQAFLSLAHEINNPTLTDAGSDLLEQLGGEKQPLGSNVTIGLNEDHEKSRYEEVKIFSLSGLRGSSRGTGGYGGSGGNINLRPAKTYWKSDASTLLAKPSSIISVNLVQVSIILLLVFFHILV; from the exons ATGAAGCTAAACTTGCTAGTTAGATGGCTTTTATTGATCCTCTGCTCACAAGCATTTTTGAGTTTGGCCCATGAAATCAATAATCCTACCCTCACAGATGCAGGTTCTGATCTATTGGAACAGCTTGGAGGAGAGAAGCAACCACTTG GTTCAAATGTGACGATTGGGTTAAATGAAGATCATGAGAAGAGTAGATATGAGGAAGTGAAAATCTTCAGTTTGAGTGGCCTTAGAGGGAGCTCGAGGGGGACTGGTGGTTATGGTGGCAGCGGTGGGAACATTAATCTACGGCCTGCTAAGACTTACTGGAAAAGTGATGCATCCACTCTCTTGGCAAAGCCTTCTTCAATCATCTCAGTTAATCTGGTGCAAGTCAGCATTATATTATTACTAGTTTTTTTCCACATCTTAGTTTGA